The stretch of DNA CGTTCCGTGCGTGGCAGGTATTCACTTGGTGGTGAAGGGAACAGCAAGATCAGCGAGGATGAGGAAAGTAGTGGCGAGTATACCATTTCCCTCGAGGAGGACCTCATCCTTCTGCTGGAGATTGAAGGCCGCACAGCACTGTCTTTGCCCCTACTGAGTTCCTCACACTGGGGGCGGCACGTATTGCCACGTCTGACGGTCATTTAATGAGATGGCATCTGCCACacatgtgtgtttttgtatgtgtttgacGCTACACTCTATttgtgttttcattttttaatttattggGTGCCCTGTCGCTTTGGGTTGCGGTACAGGCGATTTTTATGTACGCCTATTGTGTGCAACTGCGTGAAGGTGGTGTCTGAGTGGTTAAATACGGAGTTGGTGTGGTAACAGAATATGTTTGTCCAATAcatgttccttttcttttacctctgtgtgcatatttttgttatatatatatatatatataacttgTTGGTGCACATACGTGTAGACACGGTGTGAtttctttgtgtgtatgtgtgtgtgtgtgtggggggggtgTATATGGTATGTACAGGTTtgaattcattcattcattacTTAGATCTTCATGTGATTGCTCGCGTGCCGTCTACACAAGAGCTTCGCTGTTACTCTTGTAATAAccgtcactttttttttggttcacTACACCTGGCATTTTCGTCACTCCCCCGATTctactttcatttttttttgttatctctcggttctttttttttgtttccttttttctttttcgcccTCCATTGCTGTGAAGTTTCTTACTATTCCCCCCAGCGCACTTGCGAAGCGGGACGCGGAGGGGTGTGTGAGGGGTAATACGGAATATACTGGGgcagaggtgtgtgtgtatcaaaaacaaagaagccATCATCTAGATTTACAAAGGTAGCGGcaagaagggagagagagtgaagggaagggaagggaagggaaggggagagggaGTGCACGTATAAAAGTGGAAACGTAAATAAAATCCCCTGATCAGATACGGCAacaggttttttttcttcggtgTGGTTGTACAGTGAAGCGGGGAAAAGATGGAGAGCTACAAGGATGTGATTCTGAGCCAACCGCCGGCAATGTACCAGCGACTGCCCCAGCCTTCTAATGTCGCCGTAGAAAACTACAAGGGCATTCTTTTATGTGCCTGCCCTGTAAATATTCCCAATGGCGCCTCCATGGAGCTTCGGGGGAACAATGCCACTGCCCCGACCGGCCCCGTATTCGTACCGGCTGGTGGGTCCAACACGCCACTGGGCTTAGGGCCCTCTGCGGAGGAGCGCGCAACAATGGAGCGGAACCACCGCCAGCGTGTAGAAAACCTGAAGTCGCAGCGTGCCAATGTCTGCGCAGTCGTTTCACAGCATAAGCGCTGGCTTCGCAGCTTCGCTAAGCAGATGCGACaaatgaaggaggaggaagtggtgcgtGAGGTTGAGCGCGCCCGACGTGTGGACCAGATGAGGCGCAAGTGGGCACAGAAGGCAAGCGAAGCAACTGCGCAAGAGCAACAAGAGCGCGGTGCAGCGTTGGATGCCGATAGAGGGGGACAAGGGggccaacagcagcaacagcaacagcaaagacTCAGTGAAGGAGCAATGGGGAATGTACCTTCAGCAcctgaagcaaaagaaaagaaaaaggtagggaagaaaaagaagaagcccAAGTGGGCCCTCACAGAGGATGAAGCCTTGGAAGATGAGATTGCGGAGGCGGACGACCTGCTTGAGTTCGCAAAGAACCTCGACTATGACAAATTCATCAGTGATTACGAGGTGGCTGGCGCTCTTGCCATCATGCGGGACAGGGTGGAGGAACTCACACGCGAGAATAATTGGACGAAGGAATCCGTGGAACGGGCGGCTAAAGAGAACGCCGACGACGAAGATGAGCATGAATGTGATTATGAAGGAGAAGCTGAGAAGAAGGGTGCATACGATGCAGAGGCGCGTGGccaaaggaggaaggaaCTCCAACAGCAGCTGTCGAGCACAGCTGTGGCGCGTAAGGCGGCTCCAGCGCAGGTGGCGGCTCATGATAAGGAATGGAGCAATTCAACCTCGATTGCTGGTGCTTTACGGCGTGCAATCATGCGCGACGCCTTACAGCTTGCGGAGCGTATTCTCGCGTCTTCTGAATCAATGCAACGGATTCACACAAAGTTCAGTTTGGCTCGCATTCTGCAGTACTGTGCCGTGTGCGGCGAGGATCCGCGAGAGGCAATGCAAAAACCGTCCATTGGTGGGAAGAAAGGACTTGAGAAGGAGCCACAAATTGTAAAATTACACCCCGATGCCACTGGACTGGAGACTGAAACTAGTGATGGTCAAGGGGGTCAGCGGCGCGTCCTTTTGGATCTTCAGCGCTCTAAGGAAAGGACTCAGGGGTTGCCGTATTTGTATCGTTGCCCTGCCATATGATGGACTTTTCCGATTATTAACTATTTTTACGCATCGTTGTGACGGACTTGTTGAGGCGGTGGCTTCCGTGGTTGGACCACTGTGCGGATAAATTTCCGTAACTCAGCTCTTATAGTCTCCGGTTTCCCGTTTTTCCACAACCGATTTGCGTCGGTTGTGTCTCTTAGTGGTGTAGTCGAAATGTGGGGTCCTTCTCGTTTTGTTTCACGCACCttcaattttttgtttgttagaGGTTTCTTGtgcctgctttttttttttcctttgccaGAGCTTAGGGAAACTAAAAGTATGGAGAAAAACAATTGGGTGGCTCGAGGCAGAAGgaagaagtgaagaaaaggaaaaggaagaggggagaTGTGCAGGGAGctgcatacacacacgcacgtatATAACAATATACTCTTATATGTGTTAACAGGGCCATCGGGCTAGTGATAGTTGATGCTGTTAGTGTTTGTCGTGTGCTGCATGAAATACGTCAACAATATGAGGATGTTGTCGGTTAATTTAGATAAAACGTGTGTGTAGTTGCCTCAGAGAGttggggtggtggtggttgtggCGGTGATGCTGCTGTGTGAATAGGAGGAGAGTAGGGGTAGCGGTGGAAGTTGAGGAACCcatgtatatttttttttgttcatgtATTAAGACAGCGGTTTCCATTCTTGTAATTGAAGCACCtacggggaaaaaaagaaaaaaaaaggaaagattgTGTAGGGAACAAAAAGTCTTTGAGAAGTTGGAGACATTTTCAcccttactctttttttttctctgggGAGGTTTCCCGTATCACTCTTTGGGAGCCtttgtcgtttttttataaaaaaaaattggtgtgcatatatgtgtgttGGGGGCAGGAGGGGATGAGTTGGCTGCTCCTTCACACGTATAATCTCAacgtctccctttttcttttgttgccttggcttccttttgtgtttcagtTGCTGTGAAGTTGTACCATTGACTGTTGTGCTTTCAGTAGACTAAAGCAGGCTTCATCTTCGGTTGTTGTCAAAGGCTTACTTCTTCCCCCTTATTTTACACACATTTTTTACATGTGCTCAAGAAACTTGGTGTGCTTTcgcatttttccttttttttttttttaaatggtcTCCTCTTGTCGTTCATTTATTCAGTGCACATGCACTTAAAGTATTGAGTGCTGAGCTACCTGTTTTCGTCCATCCCTCgtccttgtttcttttctttttccttcgcccCCTGTTTATTATGGATAGCGTCGTGGTAACGTgaacagcggcagcaaacggcagaagggaaaagagataaatatatatatatatatatatttttttttgtttttcaaaaagaaagagtagAAGAGAATGGAAGGAAGTGGAAGTAACTTCTTTACTGGTGCCGCGGCGAACTCAAATGCCGCCACGCAGCAGCGGCGGGTGCACCCGATCCGCCCCGTCACAATTAAACAACTGCTCGAGGCTCAACGTGTGGGTGAAGGTGTGACGGTTATTGATGGTCGTGAGGTGACACAAGCAACTGTTGTGGGGCGAGTGGTGGGCTACGAAAACGATAGCGACAACCGCTTCAGTGGCGGTGCCCTCACGGCTAAACACCACGGCTACCGAATTACTGATGGCActggtgttgttgtggtgCGGCAGTGGATGGATGCCGACCAGCAGGATGATCCGCTGCCATTGCAATGTTATGTGCGGGCAGCCGGTACAGTGAAGATGTGGCAAAACTCTCCTATTGTTACGGGCACGGTGCGGCTTGTGTCAGACTGTAATGAACTAAACTATCACTTTCTTGACGTGATTCTCACACATCTACGACTCACGCAGGGGTCGCGACGTCCCAGCTCTGCTGCTCCCGCTGCAGTTCCCAATACGGCGAGTGCAGTCGGTGTTCAGAACATGTTTCCTGGTGGTGATGGAAAGGTGTTCACGACTGATGTTGTCATCAACACAATCAGGCAGAAGGCacggggggaggagggactTTCCATGGATGAAATCTCTGCGGCTGCATTGCAATATGGTTTCAGTGGTCAAGACGTACGCAACGCCATACGTACGTtgatggaggagggaaagattTACCAAACACATGATTGTAAGTTTGGCatttaaaacaaaatgaaacaataaagaggggggaaaaaaaagaatagtaGTTCTTGCACGTAATTTTTTCACCTATGcctgttggtgttgtggtgTGCTTGCGgccggaggaggaggaagaagaggagttgGGGATGGGGTGTTGGGCTTAGActatgggaaaaaaaaaatgcacgtATTTGCATATgcatgtatttatttatgtatgtgcCTGTGGTGTCGGGGGAgaaaaattttgttttttttttttgagtctgGGCGTGGGTGATgcgggaaaagggggggggtgaaaaaagaagaaaaatgggaaTAACTTGCAAAATAGGAATGGAGGTagtggaagggaaaggggagaagcCAACAGAAacgtttttcttcctgtcactttatttctttgtgctTGTTTAGCAGGCTTTCCTTTGTTACCTGCTTTAACGGTCAGTGGCGGATAGAATGGtatgaatataaataaatatataaatatatatatatatatatatatttatacgtaTGCGTACCTATATACATCTGGAGAGAAGGCTGAAGTAATTtttgtgcttcctttttcctttagcTTTATTGATTTGTGCAGATGCCAGCCACTGGGCGTACAGGTGAAAGATTAAAAATTGTGTCTGGCGCACCGTTTAAATAAGTGTGACTCATCTTTATGCATTATatacattatatatatatatatatatacagaataaaacaaactaTAGAAATGCCCCTTCCCCTCTATTTTCAACTCTCTATTTTTACCATCAGTATGAGGCACTGCCGCTGCAAAAATTTTCCCTCCATTGTTGTGACCATGGTGGTGAATAGCAGCAGAGGGCGTTACTtgtgacaataataataataatgataatgataatagtaatagccGTAATGAGAGGAATAATAATGAGAATAATATGTTGCAACACCATGACACATGTGCGAGCGGGCCGCGCAGTGGTGTGTTTCATAGCGG from Trypanosoma brucei brucei TREU927 chromosome 5, complete sequence encodes:
- a CDS encoding replication Factor A 28 kDa subunit, putative → MEGSGSNFFTGAAANSNAATQQRRVHPIRPVTIKQLLEAQRVGEGVTVIDGREVTQATVVGRVVGYENDSDNRFSGGALTAKHHGYRITDGTGVVVVRQWMDADQQDDPLPLQCYVRAAGTVKMWQNSPIVTGTVRLVSDCNELNYHFLDVILTHLRLTQGSRRPSSAAPAAVPNTASAVGVQNMFPGGDGKVFTTDVVINTIRQKARGEEGLSMDEISAAALQYGFSGQDVRNAIRTLMEEGKIYQTHDCKFGI